One window of Hypanus sabinus isolate sHypSab1 chromosome 10, sHypSab1.hap1, whole genome shotgun sequence genomic DNA carries:
- the pnocb gene encoding prepronociceptin b, translating into MKTSLLSFAVLFHLIHYCQGDCKAECLTCNNLYQQEQFSVLACNLECEGKVPSSVMWKNCRKIISLSPLLPLKLSTSQAGSLPFGIAGVFGTLGSGSTHKFLQAVENISPIGNTEDIYEDKAEATFEVNSSPQDTVMASGKKSYDFQAESLASKPNERATKRNRDISNSVEGEKNFQKRYGGFMGIRKSARNWSNLIRQTSQKRYSKFLKQYLGLTTRSTEDSLPGNLAA; encoded by the exons ATGAAGACTTCTCTATTGTCTTTCGCAGTGCTCTTCCATCTAATTCATTATTGCCAGGGAGACTGTAAGGCTGAGTGCCTTACCTGTAACAACCTCTATCAGCAAGAACAGTTCAGTGTGTTG GCCTGCAATCTTGAGTGTGAAGGGAAAGTTCCATCTTCTGTCATGTGGAAAAACTGCAGAAAAatcatctctctgtctccattgtTACCTCTGAAACTGAGCACGTCTCAAGCTGGCAGCCTTCCTTTTGGCATTGCTGGTGTCTTTGGGACACTTGGCTCGGGAAGTACTCACAAGTTTCTCCAAGCTGTGGAGAATATATCTCCCATCGGCAACACAGAAGACATCTATGAAGATAAAGCTGAGGCCACATTTGAGGTGAACAGCAGCCCACAAGATACAGTAATGGCTTCAGGCAAGAAGTCTTATGACTTCCAAGCAGAGTCACTGGCTTCCAAGCCAAACGAAAGGGCTACGAAGAGGAATCGTGATATCAGCAATTCTGTAGAAGGCGAGAAAAATTTCCAGAAGAGATATGGTGGCTTCATGGGCATCAGAAAATCAGCCAGGAACTGGAGCAATCTGATCAGACAGACAAGTCAGAAAAGATACAGCAAATTTCTTAAGCAGTATCTTGGGCTGACCACACGCTCTACTGAAGACAGTTTACCAGGCAACTTGGCTGCATAA